A section of the Spirosoma pollinicola genome encodes:
- a CDS encoding aspartate-semialdehyde dehydrogenase, with the protein MKIAVVGATGLVGSEILKVLAERNFPVSELIPVASERSVGKQVEFKGKPYTVVSFEDAIAAKPAIAIFSAGGGTSLKLAPKFAEAGITVVDNSSAWRMDPTKKLVVPEINANTLTPEDKIIANPNCSTIQMVVALKPLHDRYKIKRVVVSTYQSVTGTGKAAVDQLFAERTGQQGVEKVYPHPIDLNVLPHIDVFLDNGYTKEEMKMVNETKKIMGDDSIQVTATTVRIPTIGGHSEAVNVEFENEFELSEVVDILTNAEGIIVQDDPANKIYPMPLTAHGKDEVFVGRIRRDESQPKTLNMWIVADNLRKGAATNAVQIAEYLVKHNLVESEAVVV; encoded by the coding sequence ATGAAAATTGCAGTCGTTGGGGCTACTGGCTTAGTCGGTAGCGAAATCCTGAAGGTGCTCGCCGAGCGCAACTTCCCCGTGTCAGAACTCATTCCAGTCGCTTCCGAGCGTTCGGTTGGTAAACAGGTGGAGTTCAAGGGTAAACCTTATACGGTTGTGAGTTTCGAGGATGCTATTGCGGCTAAACCTGCCATTGCGATTTTTTCGGCTGGTGGCGGCACGTCGCTCAAACTGGCCCCCAAGTTTGCTGAGGCTGGTATTACAGTCGTAGATAATTCGTCGGCCTGGCGTATGGACCCAACAAAAAAACTGGTCGTTCCTGAAATCAACGCCAATACACTAACGCCGGAAGACAAGATCATTGCTAACCCAAACTGTTCGACTATTCAGATGGTCGTGGCATTGAAACCCCTTCATGATCGCTATAAAATCAAGCGGGTTGTGGTATCGACCTATCAGTCGGTAACGGGTACAGGGAAAGCCGCTGTCGATCAGCTTTTCGCTGAACGCACTGGCCAACAGGGCGTTGAGAAAGTATATCCGCACCCTATTGACTTGAACGTGTTGCCACACATCGACGTCTTCCTCGACAATGGATATACCAAAGAGGAGATGAAAATGGTGAATGAAACCAAAAAGATCATGGGCGATGACTCCATTCAGGTAACGGCGACTACTGTTCGAATTCCAACGATTGGTGGTCACTCCGAAGCGGTAAATGTTGAGTTTGAAAACGAATTTGAACTAAGCGAAGTCGTTGATATTCTGACGAATGCCGAAGGTATTATCGTTCAGGACGATCCAGCGAATAAAATTTACCCAATGCCCTTGACGGCTCACGGAAAAGATGAAGTATTTGTTGGGCGTATTCGTCGGGATGAAAGCCAGCCCAAAACATTGAATATGTGGATTGTGGCCGATAACCTCCGTAAAGGAGCTGCCACGAACGCCGTGCAAATCGCTGAATATTTAGTGAAACATAATTTAGTAGAAAGCGAAGCTGTGGTGGTATAA